In a genomic window of Onychostoma macrolepis isolate SWU-2019 chromosome 08, ASM1243209v1, whole genome shotgun sequence:
- the wnt2bb gene encoding wingless-type MMTV integration site family, member 2Bb isoform X3, giving the protein MISVRAPSARSSTSVQLSAIPTPAGPLNLNGLYTGSLQYTIVFSYHRRRTRSTMFGCGKVLGSPRILNRSTAAPGGSGLRHIIRNSGPRASSRLCCALLFLLLILTPRVDSSWCRQSRNPLKLLGGLLASHTSELISQTQTQMKPDVSLPWTSTQIERYIGALGARVICDNIPGLVNKQRQLCQKYPDIMQSIGGGAKEWIRECQHQFRHHRWNCSALDRDHTVFGRVIQRSSREAAFVYAISSAGVVFAITRACSQGELKTCNCDPHKRGRASDERGEFDWGGCSDNINYGIKFAKAFVDAKERTVKDARALMNLHNNRCGRMAVKRFMKLECKCHGVSGSCTLRTCWLAMSDFRKTGDYLRKKYNGAIEVTMNQDGTGFTVANKDFRKATKNDLVYFENSPDYCVMDKAAGSLGTAGRVCNKTSRGTDGCEVMCCGRGYDTTRIKRITKCECKFKWCCAVECKDCEEAVDIHTCKAPKRAEWLDQT; this is encoded by the exons ATGATATCCGTCCGTGCACCGTCCGCACGGAGCTCTACATCTGTCCAGCTATCAGCAATCCCAACTCCAGCAGGTCCCCTAAACCTAAACGGTCTTTACACCGGTTCCCTACAATACACAATCGTGTTTTCTTATCACCGCCGGAGGACACGCTCAACTATGTTTGGCTGCGGTAAAGTTCTTGGGTCGCCCCGTATTCTCAACAGATCCACCGCTGCTCCCGGAGGCTCAGGATTAAGACATATAATCAGAAACAGCGGTCCCCGTGCGTCCTCGCGGTTGTGTTGCGCGCTGCTGTTCCTCCTGCTCATCCTCACACCGCGCGTGGACTCGTCTTGGTG CAGACAGAGCAGGAATCCTCTTAAGCTACTGGGCGGCCTGTTAGCATCTCATACTAGTGAACTTAtttcacagacacagacacagatgaAGCCAGACGTAAGCCTGCCCTGGACTTCCACACAGATAGAAAG GTACATTGGAGCCCTTGGTGCCCGTGTGATCTGTGACAACATTCCCGGGCTGGTGAATAAACAGAGGCAGTTGTGTCAGAAGTACCCAGACATCATGCAGTCGATTGGGGGCGGGGCTAAAGAGTGGATTCGAGAGTGCCAGCATCAATTCCGTCATCACCGCTGGAACTGCAGCGCCCTGGACAGAGACCATACCGTTTTTGGGAGAGTCATACAGCGCA GCAGTCGTGAGGCGGCGTTCGTATACGCAATCTCCTCAGCAGGAGTGGTTTTCGCCATTACCCGCGCCTGCAGTCAGGGGGAGCTGAAGACGTGCAACTGTGACCCCCACAAGCGCGGCCGGGCCAGTGACGAACGAGGAGAGTTTGACTGGGGTGGCTGCAGTGATAATATAAACTATGGGATAAAATTCGCCAAAGCCTTCGTAGATGCAAAAGAGCGAACTGTGAAAGACGCACGAGCACTCATGAACCTTCATAATAACCGCTGTGGGAGAATG GCTGTAAAGCGGTTTATGAAGCTGGAGTGTAAATGTCACGGAGTCAGTGGGTCGTGTACTCTGAGAACCTGCTGGTTGGCAATGTCGGATTTCCGTAAAACGGGAGATTACCTTCGCAAGAAATACAATGGTGCCATCGAGGTAACCATGAACCAAGATGGGACAGGATTCACAGTAGCCAATAAAGACTTCAGGAAAGCCACAAAAAATGATCTGGTGTACTTCGAAAACTCACCTGATTATTGTGTCATGGACAAAGCTGCAG GTTCATTGGGTACTGCTGGTCGGGTCTGTAACAAGACGTCCCGGGGGACCGACGGCTGCGAGGTCATGTGTTGTGGGCGGGGCTATGACACCACACGCATAAAACGCATCACCAAGTGTGAGTGTAAGTTTAAGTGGTGCTGCGCCGTGGAGTGCAAAGACTGCGAGGAGGCCGTCGACATTCACACCTGCAAAGCTCCTAAACGTGCCGAATGGCTGGACCAGACCTGA
- the wnt2bb gene encoding wingless-type MMTV integration site family, member 2Bb isoform X1, with translation MISVRAPSARSSTSVQLSAIPTPAGPLNLNGLYTGSLQYTIVFSYHRRRTRSTMFGCGKVLGSPRILNRSTAAPGGSGLRHIIRNSGPRASSRLCCALLFLLLILTPRVDSSWWYIGALGARVICDNIPGLVNKQRQLCQKYPDIMQSIGGGAKEWIRECQHQFRHHRWNCSALDRDHTVFGRVIQRSSREAAFVYAISSAGVVFAITRACSQGELKTCNCDPHKRGRASDERGEFDWGGCSDNINYGIKFAKAFVDAKERTVKDARALMNLHNNRCGRMAVKRFMKLECKCHGVSGSCTLRTCWLAMSDFRKTGDYLRKKYNGAIEVTMNQDGTGFTVANKDFRKATKNDLVYFENSPDYCVMDKAAGSLGTAGRVCNKTSRGTDGCEVMCCGRGYDTTRIKRITKCECKFKWCCAVECKDCEEAVDIHTCKAPKRAEWLDQT, from the exons ATGATATCCGTCCGTGCACCGTCCGCACGGAGCTCTACATCTGTCCAGCTATCAGCAATCCCAACTCCAGCAGGTCCCCTAAACCTAAACGGTCTTTACACCGGTTCCCTACAATACACAATCGTGTTTTCTTATCACCGCCGGAGGACACGCTCAACTATGTTTGGCTGCGGTAAAGTTCTTGGGTCGCCCCGTATTCTCAACAGATCCACCGCTGCTCCCGGAGGCTCAGGATTAAGACATATAATCAGAAACAGCGGTCCCCGTGCGTCCTCGCGGTTGTGTTGCGCGCTGCTGTTCCTCCTGCTCATCCTCACACCGCGCGTGGACTCGTCTTGGTG GTACATTGGAGCCCTTGGTGCCCGTGTGATCTGTGACAACATTCCCGGGCTGGTGAATAAACAGAGGCAGTTGTGTCAGAAGTACCCAGACATCATGCAGTCGATTGGGGGCGGGGCTAAAGAGTGGATTCGAGAGTGCCAGCATCAATTCCGTCATCACCGCTGGAACTGCAGCGCCCTGGACAGAGACCATACCGTTTTTGGGAGAGTCATACAGCGCA GCAGTCGTGAGGCGGCGTTCGTATACGCAATCTCCTCAGCAGGAGTGGTTTTCGCCATTACCCGCGCCTGCAGTCAGGGGGAGCTGAAGACGTGCAACTGTGACCCCCACAAGCGCGGCCGGGCCAGTGACGAACGAGGAGAGTTTGACTGGGGTGGCTGCAGTGATAATATAAACTATGGGATAAAATTCGCCAAAGCCTTCGTAGATGCAAAAGAGCGAACTGTGAAAGACGCACGAGCACTCATGAACCTTCATAATAACCGCTGTGGGAGAATG GCTGTAAAGCGGTTTATGAAGCTGGAGTGTAAATGTCACGGAGTCAGTGGGTCGTGTACTCTGAGAACCTGCTGGTTGGCAATGTCGGATTTCCGTAAAACGGGAGATTACCTTCGCAAGAAATACAATGGTGCCATCGAGGTAACCATGAACCAAGATGGGACAGGATTCACAGTAGCCAATAAAGACTTCAGGAAAGCCACAAAAAATGATCTGGTGTACTTCGAAAACTCACCTGATTATTGTGTCATGGACAAAGCTGCAG GTTCATTGGGTACTGCTGGTCGGGTCTGTAACAAGACGTCCCGGGGGACCGACGGCTGCGAGGTCATGTGTTGTGGGCGGGGCTATGACACCACACGCATAAAACGCATCACCAAGTGTGAGTGTAAGTTTAAGTGGTGCTGCGCCGTGGAGTGCAAAGACTGCGAGGAGGCCGTCGACATTCACACCTGCAAAGCTCCTAAACGTGCCGAATGGCTGGACCAGACCTGA
- the wnt2bb gene encoding wingless-type MMTV integration site family, member 2Bb isoform X2, giving the protein MFIIRYIGALGARVICDNIPGLVNKQRQLCQKYPDIMQSIGGGAKEWIRECQHQFRHHRWNCSALDRDHTVFGRVIQRSSREAAFVYAISSAGVVFAITRACSQGELKTCNCDPHKRGRASDERGEFDWGGCSDNINYGIKFAKAFVDAKERTVKDARALMNLHNNRCGRMAVKRFMKLECKCHGVSGSCTLRTCWLAMSDFRKTGDYLRKKYNGAIEVTMNQDGTGFTVANKDFRKATKNDLVYFENSPDYCVMDKAAGSLGTAGRVCNKTSRGTDGCEVMCCGRGYDTTRIKRITKCECKFKWCCAVECKDCEEAVDIHTCKAPKRAEWLDQT; this is encoded by the exons ATGTTTATTATTAG GTACATTGGAGCCCTTGGTGCCCGTGTGATCTGTGACAACATTCCCGGGCTGGTGAATAAACAGAGGCAGTTGTGTCAGAAGTACCCAGACATCATGCAGTCGATTGGGGGCGGGGCTAAAGAGTGGATTCGAGAGTGCCAGCATCAATTCCGTCATCACCGCTGGAACTGCAGCGCCCTGGACAGAGACCATACCGTTTTTGGGAGAGTCATACAGCGCA GCAGTCGTGAGGCGGCGTTCGTATACGCAATCTCCTCAGCAGGAGTGGTTTTCGCCATTACCCGCGCCTGCAGTCAGGGGGAGCTGAAGACGTGCAACTGTGACCCCCACAAGCGCGGCCGGGCCAGTGACGAACGAGGAGAGTTTGACTGGGGTGGCTGCAGTGATAATATAAACTATGGGATAAAATTCGCCAAAGCCTTCGTAGATGCAAAAGAGCGAACTGTGAAAGACGCACGAGCACTCATGAACCTTCATAATAACCGCTGTGGGAGAATG GCTGTAAAGCGGTTTATGAAGCTGGAGTGTAAATGTCACGGAGTCAGTGGGTCGTGTACTCTGAGAACCTGCTGGTTGGCAATGTCGGATTTCCGTAAAACGGGAGATTACCTTCGCAAGAAATACAATGGTGCCATCGAGGTAACCATGAACCAAGATGGGACAGGATTCACAGTAGCCAATAAAGACTTCAGGAAAGCCACAAAAAATGATCTGGTGTACTTCGAAAACTCACCTGATTATTGTGTCATGGACAAAGCTGCAG GTTCATTGGGTACTGCTGGTCGGGTCTGTAACAAGACGTCCCGGGGGACCGACGGCTGCGAGGTCATGTGTTGTGGGCGGGGCTATGACACCACACGCATAAAACGCATCACCAAGTGTGAGTGTAAGTTTAAGTGGTGCTGCGCCGTGGAGTGCAAAGACTGCGAGGAGGCCGTCGACATTCACACCTGCAAAGCTCCTAAACGTGCCGAATGGCTGGACCAGACCTGA